TTTCCTCCCAGCTCTTCGACGTCTGTGGCAGGTTCAACGTCGGCGCCGTCATATAGATAGAAGACGAGACGATATGAGGTGAAGATGTCTCGCTGTCTGGCGACAAATGATTCGATTCCTTCTTCACCCGGGGCTGACGCAACAGACGACACCTCTTCGGGCCTACCTGCTTACAGACTACTGGAACGGAAAGGGAAACGATGTTAGAAGTTGAGATTAGAGGTGACATGGATGAAAGTGGacatttaaaacaaaatttcttgaACTTTTTCTTTAAAGCGTCGATGATATTTTATACGCGGAGGAGGGGATAATTTATTAAATGCGGTAATTGCGGCGATTTATTTAGTAATTAGTAATTGGCTGAGTACTATAGTTTGTCCATCAtaattataatgttattatCTAACTTCTTGCATAGGATAgtctaattaaaataaaatagataagaaAGACTCGATGTTTTGTgtttcgaatatattttatgaacagTTTGATAAAACGTACCGTAAAATTTATTGTGTAAAGTAAATTTCATGGAATTTGATTTctagatatataaaattttgctGCAAATATAGAAACTAATAAAGTTGTATATAAACGATATACAAGATCATAAGAGGAATGAGAGAATTCAATGGCCATGagtaattgaattaattttgaaCAAACTATAGCACTGAAACTACTGAACACTCACAATTAGGTGATAGTGGTTAAAACGTGCTCTTTGTGTATGCAAAcgacaaaatttcattaatatgcgGGCACAGATATTTCCTGCTGAAAGAGTTAGATGGTGTTTCgcaaataaaaaagtttattttttatacagaaaaatcgctacataaataaagatataaaaaaacgGATATCTTACGTGAACAGAGTCGTAAGCCTGGCCAAAAACAACTTTTAATTCATTCTTCCTTCACGTGATTTATTAAAGGCGTTATACAATAACATTGACACATCAAAACTCGACTCTCTGCATATAAAATTCGGTACCGATTTTAAACTAGTTGCTTTTTTTACACCTCACTTATTtattctgtttttctttcttttttttttacgaagtATCAATGTTTAAGATAGTGTACATTACGATCAACatttctttaacattttatattcatCTATCGTTTTGTACAGACGTTCGGAACGAAAACAGGAAACAGCGAGACGCGCTCGATTTCCGCTAGAAATGATTAGTCGGTTATCTCGAGTAGTCAATTATCTTCtaataaaagaatttcattGAGATTTCATGTCATCGATGTAAAAATTTCGGAAAAAACTTTCCATTCCTACGTACATTTTACAATTCAACTATTTTACAATGCAATTACTTTATGAattgatattttcattattagTCTAATTTATAGAAACGAAGACAGAGGAACAAAAATTTGCAAATCTTTTTGCAAATCTTTCGTTATTTAGTTCATGTACGAGTTAAAAACGTGGATCTCCAACTCTATTAAATGCCAAGTACGCAAAAATGACTGATAGTACTTGTTCGTacaaataaacataaaaattatgttATGTACATTGTCGTTAAAATTCATTTGCGACTATTTAAATGCTAAACAAGAAGATAGTATTTGTTTTAATTCTAgcgtcgtaatataatattttctcgcTTCAATGGAACACTTATAGAtcattctctctttctatttaaacataaaatcaggaaaattattatacaattaattttctcgagaaactttaatcttttaatctttaatctttttttttcgtagtaaaagaaattagaaaatcgaATATTAACATTAACTAAAATCATTTCTCCAAGAAAATTGACACAATTCTCGAACCATCAATGACAAGTTGTCACATCGTACACATCTATTTTTCAATACATGCATTACTTTGTTCTATTCCCTTATTCCTTTCTTCTGCTCTTTATGTTATACATGTAATTGTACGTTAACAGATCGACGAGTTAATCAAGAAAACGTTTGTTCCCGCGGATATTGCACTTAATTACCACTTATAGGCTACAACATCCTAAATCAATCGCaactatatatgtaaataatatacatattgatattaattacatactttaaaaaaaaaaaaaacagataatTCACCAATGAAAATTACGataaattttgatgaaattgaaaaaaattaaattgtacatTTGATCCTTCGTAAATATCGGAGAACAATACGAATACGTTAAAAAATTACCTGATTTTCGGTCAAAACGAAAGACAGTACAAGAACTTCACAGTATTTGTACTAAAGTGACCCTGCACGCTAATAATCGTGCTACTATACCCTGTAGCCTGCTGCCTCTATGTACAGGGTGTGCTATAAAATGTCTCATTCGATATACAGCAATGTTTTAATGATTACCAGACGCGATGTTCCTCCCAAATGCACGAAAGTCATCCCCACCACTGGGAGCGATAACCCTTCTCAATAGGTCCTGGCATTCTCTTTGACACATACCGCTAAGTTCGACGACTAAGTATAGTGTGACTTGATCCGAATTCAAATATCcacgaaacaataaaaatatccaCAAAACAACTAATTTAACAATGGTAATTGTTAATTTCtgattttttgaaaattgaatGGGTATTTTGAATAGGTATTTAAATATAAGTTAATgccattaaataaataaatatgtctcAAGTTGTATCGTGTTTGATCTTATTTCAGTCAGAAAAACCTGACAATTGATAAAacttttattcataaaaaattaaagataaaaatatttcatcgttatgTAACTTAAACCAATagatatatttgtttctttttcttcttctatcaCTCGCATTATCGCCCTCTACATTCGACAAAACAACGCATCCGTATCTATACTTAGGATCAAGTCCCGTAAATAAACGATAATTGCAGGCCGTGTCACCTGATTTTCTGGCAATTATCGTGTCATTACAGTATTGCAAAAACAACGAgaattatatttgaattaaatGTTACATGATATCGCAGATACAGCGGTAAACTACTTTTTCGACTGAATCACCAGGATTCACAGACATTTTCTCCACTTCATAATTGTATTAACcttacaattatatattttatgaaacaccctgtataatagaattttttagGCGGAATAATCCGTCGAAAATTTTGAACAAATTCTTTTAAACACTGCAACCCTCACAAAAACTGTTATACTtgttacaaaaaatataaacgaGTTTAGATATTCTTTACAGATAATTATGATCCGTCAGAAAATGTATGCTCATTTCCAACGTTtgcaaattaattgtaatacaTGTATTGACGACGCATTGCGTTTCACTCCTCGCTCGTACATAAATCGTTAATTTCGTAGGATGTATTAGCTACGAGTTTTTTAATGTGCaaatacatgtaatatattCTTGATCTATGTTTCACTATCGCTACTTTTATTCACTATGTACAAAAATGTCGCGGCATGGTACAGGCTAAAGTTGATAAAAAGCGAAATAATTCCGACGTATCTGCGTAAGATTATTCCACCAACTTTAGATTATATCGATATTCGTGTGAAGACCGATCGTGCATTGATaaaaacgtgaaattaaaaaaatcttcgACAGTTCGCCCATAAATATCTGAAATTACAAACTAGCAAGTATATGCCTTCAGTACATGGTCGTTCCTGTACTATCACATTCGTgtgtaattcaaatttcaaaagatACGATTTAAACTAAAGGAACCTGTTTcaaaatttgttttcttttttctttacccTTCGCCGGAACTACCGGGTGTTCGACGAGAAAGAGTTGCTGTCGTCCACTCGTTGACTCacaatttattattctaattgATTCCAGCGAGTATctgatgaaattatttatttagctcTTACACGATCCTGTTTTTTCAAAACAGTGACAAGATTTCCACTTCTTTCTAGGATTGAACCAGCCAGGAAAGAAATATGTACAATCGTTAAGAATTACAAGTCAACGAGCTCCAGCGAcgatattttccattataatatacatatatccatAATGTAAAAAATCTGTAGTGTATAAACTATGATATACTGACGTTTCCAGTTGTTCGAGATCATTGCGTTAGTCGGAAAGCACTTTTATAGATACGTATGAACTAGGCAaagaaaatatctaaaattgTATCGTTTCTCTTCATTTAACGAGAGAATACGCATTCTCTTTTGGATGAGTATTGCCGATCTAAAATTCTTCCTCCACACGCTTGTTCGGTAGTTAATACTTTTCAAGCTCGTCTATACAAGTGACCGTTGGTATCGGCGTGTCATAGCCAGTGGCTCACATCGCGTTGTAGTTAACGCCGTGTAAATTGATTGGCATTGTAGTGCTGGGCAATGCGTAATCCGTATGCCTGCTATCGATGTAACCACTTAACATCGTATGAGGACTATGAGTGGTTAGCATGGTATGCGTGCTGTGGGTATTGTGTGTACTGTGTGGGGTGGTGGGAGGGCCCATGGGCGTAGGACTCTGCGAATTAACCGGCTGCGCCGACGGGGCTGGCGGTGGTGAGGAATTCACTTCTTGCTTGACCCTCGATTTCAAGCTCGGTCGATTGTTTGGGTAACCACGCTTTTTGTATTCCAGCCAAAGTGTTCGATTGTTCACGCCGAACATCCTGGCTGCTTTACAAAACCCTATACCGCCGTATCGAACGGCGTCTAACGCCCTGATAAAATTCTCGTCTGCCTGCGGATTTGTCGATCGTTTCCTTTTAATTGCGGTCTGCGGACTGGCGCAAGGACTCTGGCAGTTACTCGGGCACTGTGCCGACGGTGATGGGCCGCTCGACGATGCGTGCTGCAATGTCCCGTGCGAGGAGTTCGGATAATTCGTCAGGGCGCAACTGGAACCAGTCGTGCTGGTACCAGAGTACTGATCGCTGATGGTCGAAGAAGCTGTTATTTCGGGCGTGGTAAAAGCTGATGACGCTTGGATCGACAGATTCGTTTGACACGAGGACAGAGCGAAACGTGGATATGTATGCTCCATAATAGTCCATTGCAATCCTGTGGAACAGACCGGTTCATACTTTGGTCAGAGCACAGgaatattatttcgttaatgGCAATATGTATGTTTTCATATTGGCGCAAAGATAAATACTAATTATaggtgtatattatatatatatatatataatatattatatatatatattatagataataCTTATGAGACGTGTGTTGCCTTTTCAAATGGAATATTTAGAAATCGAATAGATAAGGATCTTTAATAggcaaaaagaaattaaatattcgtgTAGTATAATAAAATCgtgattattaaaaatgtattgttcacatatatatatatatatagatataaatatatcgaaacCTGATAGCGGTAATGTGTTCGTatgataataacaaataaaataggcAATTCGGCAATAATTGGCTTAATCGTAGTAATTAGACTATAGAATCGGAAGAAGATATCTAATTGAAATGAAATGTATTGCTTTATGCTACTATGTGTgtaggaaaataaaataaagatgcTAAGCTGTAAGCAGAAAAGAAtggaaatatatttgtaaaaatttgtgTGGAAATAATGGTATACATATGGGAATATTAAGAATAGAATATCGTGGCATGGCACAGATACATTTTAAAGCACAtttgttatacatatttttgataTAGGAAAATGTGTCCAGCTTTTTATTACACGAATTAAAGGACAGAGTAAGGCACACATACACACTTGACAATGTTTAAGGCCCGATTTTACTGTCCTCTAAAAGAACATTATACATTGTGTGCTATGTATCTGTGTACCATGATGAATTTCATGAATGAGACTAGCCTTATAGAAATTTGCACTACTAATTATGATCTTTTTTTCCTCTCAACTTTCGCTCTATTTTCATGTCAAACGTCTGTTGATTTTCCTTGTGCAGTACATTTAAACGCATCTGTGCCAGCATATAATGTGTATAAGTATCATTTGTTCGCATGCAATTTTGATACCCACCACGTTCACTATAGATTGTGTTTCGCTACTAAACTACTAAGATATTTGTGCGAGAGACAGATACATCATGcatatttaaaattgaattattgcCGCTTGTGCATAAATAAAGAACAGAGTTaccaaatatatgtacatatatttgataaaaattgaaacagTATTTGAAATATAAGCAATCTTTCTTTCGGACAATCTGTAAAATCTAATTATTAATAAAGGCCTTAATTTTTAAGATATATATCTTTacatgtaattaattaaaataatctatATTGTATATTCTATTTGTATTGTATATACAAAAACTATTCCtaatattgtttaaaattaccGCTTATGATAAACTTCAAgtacttttttattaaatatatttggaaGTCTTAAAGTTCCTTCTTAcattattttacaatatatgttataaatatttaaatatagaaatctATATCAAATACCCTAAAATAATCTCAAACTAATTGCACACATTAAGGAAAGTTACTTACCTTGATGTGCGGGTGGTTGTGAAGAAACTGTACTCTGTGCAACATTTCCTCCTGATTGTTGACTCACATCTTGTATTGAGCCATCACTTTGTGCAGGGGTTGTTGCCGAACTATTCTCCATGTTACTCATCTGAAATGAATAACAGTTTTATGTTTTAATaccttatataaaaattaactatgatattaatatatcaattaataaacataatattttatattctttttatatataaatactttaggaataataatatttaacacatTCAATACCATGACGATCACCGGTAATCGTCACTGAGCTTTCCATTTACGTCTCTGAAGATTGGagattctttaaattattttaaaatatgtataacacATTGTTACTTATACATTCCTAAGATTAATATTAGTTTTTAATAGTATTAAGAAAGCATAATAAACAAGGTGCATTGGTAGACAATGTAACACTGTTTTATTcatgaacaatttttaaatgattACATGGGCATATTGCGATGAACCGCATTAAAACACGGCAAGCAATAATAAGGGTTACTAGTACAATCTCCACAGAATGTGGTTACTTTTTTTGTGCGATTTTTTGCAAATTCTCGACCAAATTTCTTCACATTTTCTTCATAGCATTTTTTGCATTGTCGTCTAGTTTGTCGTGCGCTTCCATCTTTGCTTTGTATTTCGTGGCGCTTATAAGAAGTGGGGACATAAATGACGTGAACGGAAAGTCTATATAAATACGCATTGCAATGAATATGTTAAACAGATATACTTACGATCGATATTTGATCTTCATCAATACTTCCTTGAGATTCAGTACTAGTATTAACAGGTCTTCTTAGACTTTCACTACCTTCTTGCGAAACTATCAATGGTTCTGGCTTTACGATATTCGTGGCAACTAAAGTAATTTCATTCATTTCTTCTGGTTTTTCACCAGATCCAGATGTTGATCCTGTCGATGATTTCCTTAACCTCTTTCTACGAAAGGATGGTGATAATGGAGAAGGGCTAGGTGAACAAGATTCCCCACGATCTCCTCCTCCAGGTTCGCTACTACCACTTGGCCACTTGGTTAAAGAAGCAGTGTGCATTTCTGCAAgtccttttatttttaaactCTCTGCagtctataaaaaaaaaaatacaaggaaaattataccaaattacattattactactgtaataaatataaaagataccAAAATAAATTCTGAAATGTTTCAAAATACCTTTATGATAGATGGTAACTGATCCTGTGATATGTTTACTTCACCGTAGTACATAAAGTCAACCATGATTTTTAAGTCAGAGAATTTTACATCCTTTAATATGACGATTGGATGTTGACAAGGATTCACAGTAAACAATGACTGAAAATATGTGCTGCATGCAGACAAAACAACTTTGTGTGCCTGAAGGTGTCTGCCTTCAGCAGCTAATGTCACATCCACCAAAGTCTCATTGTTCAACAAATTCGAAAACACCGAAATGAAATTTGGTTGATGATTGTTCCACCGCAAACAGAACTGTTGCATCGACATCACAGCAAATAGTCAAATAACTTCCAAACACTGTAACTATATCTGTAAAATCATTGTTCTCTTATTTAtccataatgaaatatataaatgtgaaaTAATATCCATATCATATATCATTAACAAAATTCATTTCACGAGATTTCCAAAAATAAACAGTAAACAATGTTGAATAAATTTCTATCAACCTCCACAAagataaaaacaaagaaaacaaGGAGCttgtgataaataaaattattgatgaAAGTTCATGTCAGTAATTATAAACATCAAACCATCGTCAAAATGTATAATTTCCTTTACgtggaatacaaaattattaaataacctgcgatgaaaatacaatttatcTGCTGTCGTAATTTAACTGAAACGAGCCACTCGATGACGACAAAAACTCGAATCGAATTTACCAACCTATGTTGCGAAGAAGCGAGTTgtcatttctaaaaaaaaaaaacgtagaaACTACTCGTGCAACTGTTGAAATTTATCGCAAATGATTTTttaagaagataaaagaaaagtaaGACTGTTCAACAATACGGTTACAATCGCTTAACACACAACAAATAGATATAGACTCGTGAGGATCGCGATAAAAGGCAGACAGAGCGAAATTGCTCACTTTCAGTCCGAACAGGGATTCCTCGACGATAATATCGTGGTTAACAGGGTATCCGCTGATGAACACGATGCACTCCGATATCGAGATTGTTTTCAGTGTTTATTAGGAAAAACAGTGTTCGCTCGACACTGCCATATATTCGACGAAATTTTCCACAACAGACTGAGCGGTGACGCTTGTGTAATTCACAAATGACGTCATAGGCGAAAAATTAAGATACCACGTATGGCGCGCGGTAAACTCCACAAAAATCACACCGACAGATATGTTGATATCGTGAGTAAATTTCTCATACAATCGACAAATACTGAGATCTTATCAACGTGCGTCCTTAGAAAATCTAACTTGATCAATATAGCGACCGACTCAGAGTGACATCTATCGAGGATCTGTCAAAAACTACGTTTCTTGcatcttttgaaatattttttcttcttttcctctcttttttaagaattgtacattttttaatgatGATAAGACAGTATGTACGATTATGAAGATACAAGTTTTTATGGacgtttgaatttttatttcggaGTGATTTAAAGTTTTTTAATATTGGAAAAATTCGAATAGCTTCGAACATAATTCGATGAAATTcttgaatttttaagttttgAGTGCGTGAATCTAGGAAATCATAGATTATTTATGAGTAACGtgttttaaataataagatatagaaaataagatataagaaattatatgtagactgcagatttttatgcatttatgcgaaattttaaattacaaaaatgtacaaaatgcacgtaatatgcaaaaacataaaaacattcaaagtgaagtacttgttataatatttaatagatcaaataaatttttacgtagattacatttccatacttatgttaataaaaatatgaacttgcataaaaatccgcagttccatgatatgtatgtataagttTTCAAAATCATTAAAACTTTCGAGGCTTATGAAATCCTTGAAGGCTCGACTACAAGATtgaatttttttagaaaaattcgaaatatcaaattatGTTCGAAGTTATTTTCGTCACATATAAgttaatattcgaaacaattcaACATATCTCAAAaagcgaataaaattatttttgggGTTATAGATAGCGTACAATTGAAACAATCCGtagtttattgaaattataagtATTTTACTCCATTACTATATAAACACGTTCGATAGTATACAATGAAAAAACATTCGGTTTTTTCTACATAATGTGACGAAAATGCTGCTAtagttaatataaattaaataaataagaaaaagattgtTTAATCCACATCAGAGAATAATAGTCATGATACTTTGCTAACTAATAGTCACCAACATTTTGTACGTATATCTATAAGTGTATACAGAACAATTCAGAATTTACAGATCTCCATTGCAGCAACAGTGAAGCgtattatattaattgttacCGTTTAACACatatattctctctctctctctctctctctcgccatTTTACAGAGAAATTCATGTGCTTCTTTTGCAAATCGTATTCGTTGTATTCTAGACTGaaacaaagagagaaaacgaCAGAACAACCGAGAATTAAATATGCATATTGTCGGTTTGCCAGAAGGTTGATATActtaaaaaattgttacttctaaaatgaaaaaattagttctatagaagaaatttatttattaaaatgaaaatatactatttaataagaataacatactttaaaataatattttaatccttTTTATAGTAGTAAATAATATCCACAAATAATATATACCCAGAATGTAAAACCTTTCttgtaatttattatctataGGTGCTAACCGTAGATGGAAGAATGTAGGAAAGGAAAAAGTTGCATAATTGTATAAACATATAGAAGCACAAACTGCTAAAATTACAGAATTGTGTACTATACAATTGGGTACTAACAATGAGATGAGCTCAAGGTTGCAAAAGATAGAATGTGAACTTGAGATAATGCAACATTACACAAACTCAGAATATTTCAAATGCAATATAGAGAATCGGTAGCCAAAACAAAAGGACTTAGCTGGCAAAACGTCCAAGATGATGAAACTAGAAGAAATAGCTACATACAAGCATAACCAATTAGTTGAACACAGCCCAAAATTGAATTTAGGAAATACCAAAACTACAGATTTGGAGATTAAGCTAATAAATGAACAAGATTCCAAACACTGCCATTAATTATAAAACGATTTCATTGTTATATAGTTAAGTAATTAGTAATTTCCAATTTGAAACCTATATCATtcctgaaaaatatattattgtcaCTTGCAATTTTTAGTTGGAAACTTTTTATATCAAACATATtgcttgaaaatataatattttcaattgtatTACTCTCCTAGCAAACCAACTGAATATAATCATaacatatgtgtgtgtgtatgtgtgtgtgtacataCGTATACTGAGGTATATTGCATCGtcgataaatatgaaaattgataaaaagaaaggTGCGTGTAGGTTCAAGATCCATGTTTTTGCTAATCATTCAAGGAGCTGAGAATTAGAATTTCATTCGAATCGTTAGATAAACGATTCACGTTACAAGAACAGGAATTTCCAGT
This DNA window, taken from Bombus terrestris chromosome 3, iyBomTerr1.2, whole genome shotgun sequence, encodes the following:
- the LOC100644245 gene encoding protein tramtrack, alpha isoform isoform X2, which translates into the protein MSMQQFCLRWNNHQPNFISVFSNLLNNETLVDVTLAAEGRHLQAHKVVLSACSTYFQSLFTVNPCQHPIVILKDVKFSDLKIMVDFMYYGEVNISQDQLPSIIKTAESLKIKGLAEMHTASLTKWPSGSSEPGGGDRGESCSPSPSPLSPSFRRKRLRKSSTGSTSGSGEKPEEMNEITLVATNIVKPEPLIVSQEGSESLRRPVNTSTESQGSIDEDQISIMSNMENSSATTPAQSDGSIQDVSQQSGGNVAQSTVSSQPPAHQVCKQVGPKRCRLLRQPRVKKESNHLSPDSETSSPHIVSSSIYMTAPTLNLPQTSKSWEETRISSPPQPILVNQPSLLTVTTSTNLLTVPQPSYLMKQHSHPLLSSQQQSSSGNYWIHRQHSNPEFPRRTTSPSIVVEPAPVVKTEEEIKEEPTIATTTTETTAGSTSSGLRVKTTELRRSSSSPQTTGRESRENTGDLRFGHCPVLRPGPALGCKHCWNTIDAHGRTLRRKTKYHCPECQANLCIVPCFQDYHEQRRELKLKPLPKTSSV
- the LOC100644245 gene encoding protein tramtrack, alpha isoform isoform X1, which codes for MSMQQFCLRWNNHQPNFISVFSNLLNNETLVDVTLAAEGRHLQAHKVVLSACSTYFQSLFTVNPCQHPIVILKDVKFSDLKIMVDFMYYGEVNISQDQLPSIIKTAESLKIKGLAEMHTASLTKWPSGSSEPGGGDRGESCSPSPSPLSPSFRRKRLRKSSTGSTSGSGEKPEEMNEITLVATNIVKPEPLIVSQEGSESLRRPVNTSTESQGSIDEDQISIMSNMENSSATTPAQSDGSIQDVSQQSGGNVAQSTVSSQPPAHQVVCKQVGPKRCRLLRQPRVKKESNHLSPDSETSSPHIVSSSIYMTAPTLNLPQTSKSWEETRISSPPQPILVNQPSLLTVTTSTNLLTVPQPSYLMKQHSHPLLSSQQQSSSGNYWIHRQHSNPEFPRRTTSPSIVVEPAPVVKTEEEIKEEPTIATTTTETTAGSTSSGLRVKTTELRRSSSSPQTTGRESRENTGDLRFGHCPVLRPGPALGCKHCWNTIDAHGRTLRRKTKYHCPECQANLCIVPCFQDYHEQRRELKLKPLPKTSSV
- the LOC100644245 gene encoding longitudinals lacking protein, isoforms H/M/V isoform X3, with amino-acid sequence MSMQQFCLRWNNHQPNFISVFSNLLNNETLVDVTLAAEGRHLQAHKVVLSACSTYFQSLFTVNPCQHPIVILKDVKFSDLKIMVDFMYYGEVNISQDQLPSIIKTAESLKIKGLAEMHTASLTKWPSGSSEPGGGDRGESCSPSPSPLSPSFRRKRLRKSSTGSTSGSGEKPEEMNEITLVATNIVKPEPLIVSQEGSESLRRPVNTSTESQGSIDEDQISIMSNMENSSATTPAQSDGSIQDVSQQSGGNVAQSTVSSQPPAHQGLQWTIMEHTYPRFALSSCQTNLSIQASSAFTTPEITASSTISDQYSGTSTTGSSCALTNYPNSSHGTLQHASSSGPSPSAQCPSNCQSPCASPQTAIKRKRSTNPQADENFIRALDAVRYGGIGFCKAARMFGVNNRTLWLEYKKRGYPNNRPSLKSRVKQEVNSSPPPAPSAQPVNSQSPTPMGPPTTPHSTHNTHSTHTMLTTHSPHTMLSGYIDSRHTDYALPSTTMPINLHGVNYNAM